Part of the Coregonus clupeaformis isolate EN_2021a unplaced genomic scaffold, ASM2061545v1 scaf0617, whole genome shotgun sequence genome, TTGTTGGGCCTTTGTTGACAGATATTATGACTACACACATTAACTACCTCAGGAAATACGTTTTCAACGCTTGTTCGTCAAATTAATTAACAATTTGAACATATTCACAACTTCTAAATGTTGCTGCGTCTCTGCTGGTGAAGCAGTCGCAGGGGACTTCCATGTAACCTGCTGCTCCCTATCGACAGATAAATGAATTGCAGTCCTCCAAGGTGCACTTCTACATTCACATTTTGTCAATAGTTTGTGAAAAGTCCTCAGTCACAAAGTGTACATTGTCCTGTCTGAAATCAGTCGCTCAACAATATAAAAACTGTTCAAAGTATATTCACCTAAGCTGTTTATTTTAGTTCAGGCTTTTCTCATGAAGAGAGTGAGTTGTGCTCTTAGTGACATGGTTGTTTGTGGTTTAGATGCAGGTGTTTGTAGAGAGCGCATGGTGAGGACTGTAGGTCATTGCTGGGGGTTAAAGATGAGTTTAGCTGAGAGTTAAATCTATTTAGGGCATTCAGAATACCACAGAGATCTTTTCAGGATACAGTTAAAAAAGATTTTGAGACAAACTTAAACACCAGTCAATAGATGCATTTTTACAGTGTATTATGCAACCAAACATACCTTTGTTACATTGAGCATAAGCCTAATATGGTTGTTGCATACTGAATCTGTGGGTAAAATttaaagagagagaaacatatgAATGCAAACCAAACAATGCCTCTGAATGAAAGCAGTTGAATGTTTTATTGGATCTAAAATGCACAACAGTATCAATGTTAAAATGAGCTCGACAGAATACTATTACAACACACAATGAACAGCCATAGTTATACATACAGTGTAGAAAACACAAAATCAATGCAAGTTATTAAAGATCAAAAGTTGACGTTTCAGTCCATGTTTTTGCACCTCACCCCAGAATACACAGTGTCTCTCTCCAtggtgcccctctgtctctgggTCTTTGGCTTCTTGTGGATGACATTCAGAGCAGCGTAATGGACAGACGTGAGTGTGTCATCATCTTTTTGATCCTAAGAGGAATAGCAAAACAAATTCCAAAGACATCAGGAAATTACCTGATATTTTGACAGAAGGATCTGTTTACAGTTCATCAAActcataaaaacattttttttcactGTATGGTCTGGATACCTGATTATAAGAACTGGGGACTCCCCGGACCACTTGACTGAGGGTCCATTCCTTTTAGACAAACACATGGTGGAATTATCATCAACATCATCTTTATCATCATCATaaacctcatcatcatcatcatcatacaatGAATTAACCCAGTTTCATGACtaaaatttacattttacagacgctcttatccagagcaacttacaggagcaattagggttaagtgctttgctcaagggcacgtcaacagatttttcacctagtcagctcggggattagaaccagcgacctttcgattactggcacaacgctcttaacccctaagctacctgccgccccaatgtgtaatgtataccgccccaacagttTAAGCATATATTGTGGGCAATGATAACACTTACCTCTACACAGCAGAGAGGTTTTCTTGGTCATCTtatacaaaacacaaccaagGACAATGATGAGGATGACACAAAGAGCCAACACTACACCCAGACAGTACACCAAGAGAACATGGTCCTTACAACCATCTGTAGAAATACAGACAGTGATAGAGGAAATTCAGGACTTTTTGTTCAACCAGGCATACAATTTATTCACAGCAATGTTAAAGAATGTTAGACATTTTCAGAAATGTCAGAAATATAACTTTACGGTCAATGTCCAGCTTGGTCCCGTTTCCAAACAGTATCTCCCCACatgaggccacagcacagtagtaagtcccagcatcagagaggctgaggttcctcttggggaggttgtagacacagctctgtgtaggagacccagcctcagggctcttctcacactgatcactcctgtctccataggtgtaaatgattcctggacgggattctcctgagccatgtctgaaccaatagacactgtgttctcctgcacaggtctcagtgtgtattgtacagttcagagtcacagagtctcctGTCTGGACTGACTCAGACACAGGCTGCTGGAGAACAGACATGCTGTTGGACCCTGAATCTGAAGAGAGTGAGTAAGATCATGGTGTGTACATTCAATTTTCCTCCAAATTCATTAATTTACAATTATAGGAACACACTTCAGTATTTAACATTTTTAAAAGGAACTGATGTTACCTTTCACAAATATAACTGTTCCTTCTCCAAATTTGACATCACTCGCTATCATACTACCACAGTAGTATGTAGCTGAGTCCCCTGACTCTATCTTGGAGATGGTCAGGTTACAGCTGTCAACTTCTCTCTTCACACTCAAACGTTTATTCTCCGTAAAAGTCCTTGTCAAAGTTGTTggaatatgtatttttttttcggGATAAATTGATACTGTCATGAGAAGAGGTTTCTGTCCAACAGTTTGCTTGAACCAAGAGACTTTGATCAAATCAGATCGACAAAAGCAAGTGAGAGATACACTTTGTCCAAGGTGTGTAACCATCACAGGGTCTGGTTGGATTACATTTTTGTTAAGTACACAACCTGTGAAGCAAACAAACTAAATAAATGAAAGACAAAGGTATAGTACAGAATGatacattattatcattattcaGACTACATGGTCATTCAATTGGATTCAAAAAGACTGACATAAAAAGTACAAGGATCCACATGAATATTTCTTACTTACCAAAATTGGTGTAAAACAAAAAGATTGTCCAATATATAATCATCATTTTAATGTCCTTTCTGCACTGTATAGTGGTGGGTCTGACAACGGGGCACCTTTTATATGATGACACTCATCGGGTAGTCATTATGAAGTAGGCGGAAACACTGAACAAAGTGATTTCATTGGCTCTCTGAATAGGCATAAACCATCTGATAAAAACTACAATCTAACGTGTCCTGTGGCATACCATAGTTAGAGCAGCCCTTCAAATGACTTAAAGTCAGAGTTACTGGTTTGTATTTTTTCATCATTTGGGTCGGTGGCTGAGACTAGTGGTACATATGTCCTCTTTGACATACACAGGGGTTTACATTGTATTTCTCACTTCATGTCTGTAGAAGGCAGTTCAAGCTTTCAGGAGGAAATTAATTCTGGTGAGGTTGGCACCTTTTTGACAAAATAAAGATGTGATCCTTTGATACCTGGTGCAAATAAATGGTAAGAATTGGGCCATTAAACTTCGaaataaaaacatgtttattGAAATATCAAACAAGCATAAAGGCAGGTTACAGCTATTATCATCAAAAGGAAGAGTTCAGACATTTGCAAAATTATTATATAAATGTTGTTCAtacaaaaacaaatgtatgcaGTCAGTCAACCTCATCCAATAGGCCCCTGCAAAGGCATCCTACAGCAAATAAGAAATGTAGAGTATATAATCGCCAGTTCACACAGGCACAATCAACATCAAAGTGGAGTTCAGAGGAGGGGTGGGGCTGATTCTTATTGGATGACCCATACATGTCAAGTCCTGTCTTGATGACTCACACAAGAGTAGAtggtttcttcctctctctgttctctctctctcctctgtctcctgggaTTGGTACTCTTCTTGTCAGGGAACTTCAGGGCGGTATAGTTTAGGGCAGCATCATCACCGTGGAGTTACACTATGGGGATGAAACACAGACTCACTCAATTCAGAATCTGGGTCAAATCTAATGCTGTAATATTTAGCTTTAATACTGTTATCCAGTCTCACTCTTGATACAGCAATTTTGCTAACCTGTTGGTCTGAGGTGTTGGCATGAGGATTCCCATACTGGCTCTGCTGAGAAGGGGTCCCCGCTAAAAGaaaaatgacaaaacatttaaaacacTTGAAACCTCCTCTTGTTTACTTATTAAAAGGCATACTACCATGTATTATTTTCTTCTGAATTAAGAAATGAAATCAGAGTACCTGTAAATAGGTTGATGTGAGTGAGAGGGGGTGTTGCTGGCATGACAAGAGAAAAAGCTGTTCGTCACTGCAACATAAAGATGCTTGGGTATGGCCTAAATAAATACATTCAACTTCCTTTGTCTTGATTATAGTTAAATGCTTTATTCATCATATCACAAGTAAGTCACTGTCAATGA contains:
- the LOC121554534 gene encoding LOW QUALITY PROTEIN: signal-regulatory protein beta-2-like (The sequence of the model RefSeq protein was modified relative to this genomic sequence to represent the inferred CDS: deleted 1 base in 1 codon), encoding MMIIYWTIFLFYTNFGCVLNKNVIQPDPVMVTHLGQSVSLTCFCRSDLIKVSWFKQTVGQKPLLMTVSIYPEKKIHIPTTLTRTFTENKRLSVKREVDSCNLTISKIESGDSATYYCGSMIASDVKFGEGTVIFVKDSGSNSMSVLQQPVSESVQTGDSVTLNCTIHTETCAGEHSVYWFRHGSGESRPGIIYTYGDRSDQCEKSPEAGSPTQSCVYNLPKRNLSLSDAGTYYCAVASCGEILFGNGTKLDIDHGCKDHVLLVYCLGVVLALCVILIIVLGCVLYKMTKKTSLLCRGMDPQSSGRGVPSSYNQDQKDDDTLTSVHYAALNVIHKKPKTQRQRGTMERDTVYSGVRCKNMD